From the Lathyrus oleraceus cultivar Zhongwan6 chromosome 3, CAAS_Psat_ZW6_1.0, whole genome shotgun sequence genome, the window ataataaatcatTTTCTTCATATTAATTCATCTTCTTTACAACCCAACAAATATTTAAGCTTAATGAGCCATTTAAATAAAAAAGGTGACCCATTTTTGAAATATCCATGAATCTTCGTAAATTCTGAAGTTCTAATATAAACTTTTCTAAGGGACAAATCCAAAAGCAAATAATATGATATCACTTTTATATTTTATTAGTGTAAGACTAAAATAAACAAAAGCCGTAGTTATCCAAAAGCAAGAAATGATAAATAGTTCATCGTTTATGTCATTGCACAACAAATACTCCAAAAAAAGATACTCCCTTTTTTTAATTGTAATTTTTTATATTCTTTCTAAGTAGTTCAATGaacaagattaaaacaaattgaagCGAACATAAAAACGGTGGAATTTAAATCTTTAtgaaaaggaaaaaaataaaaaatgatgtattgttttaaaataaaaagaagtTAAGAGATAGCCATAAATGAAGACAAATGTTGACTCGTAAGGTTGGATTGGGAAGAAGATGAAAGTGAATATGaaatggaagaagatgaagatttaTTATAGCTTAAATGTTTGTTGGTTTGTGAAGAAGATAGAAGTCAAAATGAAGGGAAGATGATGAAGGTGAAGAAAATgacttatttttaattaatttttaagaGTAAAATGAGTTTTGATGATCCATCTCTCTCTCTAATTTTGTCAATTGGACTTCCATGTAAACACAAGTTAACTTTTTTGAGCAAAATTTAACACAAAAAAACTGATCAAGTTGGACAATTGAATAGTTTTTTAGGACAATAAGTTAACATATTTATTAGATAATTAACCAAAATAAAACCTTATATTAAGTTAACTCACCTCAGACTAGTTAAGCCTTCAAAATATAACTCAATTGATTGTTTGGCTTTGTGGCAAACAATTTGCTCATTTACTTGTAGAAAGGACGAGTTAAAAACCATGGTTCGACCCGTCGTCGAAAAATGGGGTAAAGTGAATTAAAATGCTTGGTTCGGCATGTCGAAAAAAAGGATAAGGTGAATCGAAAATCTCGGTTAACTCGTCAAAAAAACACGGTAGGATATAATTCACACCACTAAAGTTTAAAAGTGACAAAATATGGTGTCTGCCCCGTTTAGACATATGCCCAAAAGTTCTAAAAATAAAAGGTGAAACGACCAAGTAGAGGATCACAAGCCAAAAAAAAACATGTCTTTACTCGTAAAAAAATGGCGAGCTAACCATACATATTTAAATTTGGCTTGATTTATAAAATATTTGCGGTCGAAACATACATTTTTTGTGAAATTGATATGTTTTACGACTCTTACATGTAAGTATGACATTTGGACCTAATGATCTCGTGATTAAAACACGAATTGGGTTTGTGAGCCCTAGATTTCACGGGGTAAATCAAAAGCTGACGCAATGTGTGAAAATTTACATAGTCAACAAGTTGCTGAATGTCACGTAGGACATATTTTCAAATTCTGAGCAAAAATGTGATCTCATGGTCTTTATTAAGGGAATCTGGGTTTGGTAAGGGgataataaatttttttttatagGGATGAAATCAAAACTTGTTATGTTGACAGAGGGTGACATATATTTAACccttattattattattattattattattattattattattattattattgttattattattattattattattattattattattatttattatttattattattattattattattattattattattattattattattataattattattattattattattattattattattattattattattattatttattattattattattattattattattattattattattattattattattattattattattattattattattatctcTTTGAAATTATAGTACTACAATATAAGGATCAAACAAAAAAGAGGCCATATGAAAGACAATTATCTAGGATACCCCACAATGAACAATACATCCAGGATTTCCTAGCTATCAATCTGTGAGGGAAGAAGGAACAGATGGGACTTGCAATTTTATGATTGCCATTAAATTCTACTTCCAGCTACTATAATTATTTCATCTGTTTTGTTTAGAGCTGTCCATGTTCAACTTGCCCTCACGTGCTTCCCCAACACAATCTAATTGCTCGTACTTACTTCCCTCCATTCATTAACTTATCCAAAAACAAACCTAATTAACtcataattaattaattaattaattaattaattaatgtATATGCATGAGATTTTGGGATGATTTACAAGTAAGaatttgtattcaatgtatcctAAGATTAAATTAATGTGTAAATCGATGGTAAACTAAAGCTAGGAAAGATTTGGACTAGTTCTAATGAGGTGTTATAGCTAGCTCAACATTTTGGATAAACAATTCTCCTAAAAGAAAACTATGCTTTGTATCAAAGATATTTGATGTTGATTGATCGATCAACGTCGGTAGTAAAGTAATTTTTAACATATTATTGAAGATTATTATTGGTTGCACATGTACATTGGATTTGGAATTTTGTTACATTTTTTTATCTAAAGTAATCTTATTTCAACGTCTAAACTTTTAATGTTATATTCCGACGTTTTAAAAATATGTTATTTGATTCATTTGTATGTAGTAAAATTGATAATATATTCATCCGGCAATTTTAGGATTAGGATAATTAGTAACTTATTCAGATTTTTTTCTAAATCTCATTAATCTTTATTGTTAATTAAATCTAATGTATCATTTTATTTAATGAGAACGGtcaattttaaaattaaaaaaaaaactaaagaAGATTGATTTGAGGGGAAAATAAGAAGTTAAGAATTCGTTTGCGAATTTCAAATTACCTAATATGATTAGATTGGACATTAGAGATTGAACATTGGACATCATACACAAGTTAAAAAAATCCTATTTTGTCTTTTTATAAAAGAAAgttaaaaaatcaattttatttagtataatattaacaaattaaaaaaattaatattgattgtttttaaaataaaaataaataaaatataattatttaaaaaattaaacaTTTTCTTTTGAATAACAcataaaaatatattaaaaaagAAACGAGTGCACAAGTGCTAAAACAACAAAAACTGAGTAAACCAATATTCAAAAAAGAGAAAACCAACTATATCGAAGTCACAAAACCTAAGCGAAGCCACCCACACCAAAAGGCTACACTTAGACGCTAAACACTTTGCCTTCAGAAAACTGCATGTTAAAGAGAGGTAAACACGATCACCAGAAAGAACAAAAGAGGAAAGCTGGTCACCCATCACACCCCTAAAAGTGAAGGCACTATAGCGGATCTCGCTCCCATTCAAGCAAAGAAAAGGTTGAAACTGGAGTGTGGGCGTGAAATCACTTCTAAGTCAAATGAATAATCGATCATCCAGTGATTAGTCGACCTTATTTCTTGACTAAAATATAATTTTACTATGTATTTTACAAATATTTCAAACTATTGAATGTCAGATTGAAACCAAACCTTAAAAGAGTTTTCTTTTATCCTGACCAAGACCTTGAAAACCTCTAAGCTCAAGTGCGGAAGAGGTGTAGACATATCCAACCATCCAAACACCTTATAACAGAGTTAGAAAGAAACCTCATAATGGACAAATAGGTTATCTACATACTCCACATGACATATACAAACCACACACCATACACTAGTAACAACAAACACAATTTAATGTTTGAAGAGGATTTGATTAGTCGACGGTCTATCAGGTAAAAGTTGCCAAGAAAAAATCACCACCTTAGAAGGACCCCAACTCTTTCGGACTCTTTCCAACCCTCGGATCACCCAGGTCGACCCAACTTTCCTGCTAGGATCCAAAAAAGAAAGCCTAACATAGGAAGTCCTCGTCAAAAAGCCCATCGTTGGATCTAGAGTACACTCTCAGAAATCCTCCCAACCTTGTTCGACCTCCTCAGTTTTATAGCTAAATAACTCCACTAGAAGCTCTTCCTCTCAGATAAGGAGAGAACGTCTCCACCTAAAGTCCCAAACTCAAACCTCTCATACCCAGTTCCCCATTAACCCCACAACTAGAGACTTTTTCTCTAGGATGAGAAACAACCTCTCAAAAGAGACACACATTGGGAACATCCATACCCAAacatcatgccaaaaattagtATTCAAGCCATCCTTAACCACCTTGGAACAAGAAGAGGTGAACCCGACTGATTGTTGATGTTGTGAGGAACGAGGAGGGAAAAACCCTCTTTGCCAAAATGATGTCTTGCTTAAACCGATCACCCTGTCGCTCAATGGTGAACCACAAACATGAGCTCCATATCTCGAAGAAACAATATTCATTCATAAATCCTCAATCTCCACTTACTTAACATCGTCAAGTTCACAAGTCTAGATACTTAACCCCTAAACCACCACAATCTTAGACTTGCACAAGCCCTCCCACTTCACATAAGTTACCTTATAACCCTCTTTAAGATGTACATCATTGAAGTTAAAGTTAACAAGTTCTTAAAACTTAAAAGGCATGAATGAGACCATAGTTAATTGTCAAGCAACCCAAGTTGAGTCCAAAGGCttaagttttttatttttaatatttaaaaaaagGCTATTTAATTATCTCTAGATAATAGTTTCTCCTCAAAATAATGGAAGAAAAAACACATTTTAATTATAAAAAGTAACAAAAAAAAGGGCATTTTGGAGGGTATGTATCTTTCATATGCATAATTCTCCCCTTATTTATTGAAAAGATTTCTTTTCTTGCAACTTTGGTTTATCTTGAAACTTGCTACTATAACTAACCATTTTACACAAGCATAAATATTGTAGTAATTAAAATGTGAACCTCTCTTTATCTTCCTAACTATATATAAATACAAGGTACCAACCTTTCTGCCTACACCTTAATATTTCCAAACCTTCAATTATTATATACATTATTatccacaaaaaatttcattcaaCATGGGTTTGAGAGACATAGGAGCTTCACTACCTCCTGGTTTTCGTTTTTACCCAAGTGATCAAGAATTGGTTTGTCACTATCTTTACAAAAAGATCACAAATCAACAAATTCTTAACCATTCTTTGCTTGAAATTGATCTTCACATATGTGAACCATGGCAACTTCCTGGTAAAattttttattcattttccaAATCTTCTTCATGCCTTCATCTTATTTATATAATCTTAATTATTTTTTTCATTAAATTTCTTGAAGATCTATTTTGATTGTCATATGATCTTTTCCCTTttgttgttttccttttgttTGTGTCTTTCTTACAACAAATAAAAAACATAAGCTATTGTTTCTTCATAAACCTTTATTGTGTTGTCTTCTCCTTCATGAATACTCTGAATCTCtgtaaataaataaaataataaaaaaaattaattttaataatgAATTTATGTACAAGATATATGCTTCATTAATTGATGTAGATTTTTCTCGTATAATTGTTTTTGCCTTTTGTATATAGTTGTCTTGTACTATAATACATTAATGAAGATGCAAATTAATGATGTTTTTTGAGTTCTACTCTCTACACGGTTTCTCCTCTGTCTTTTTCCTTTTATCTCATCAATTTTCTTTTTCCAGTTTAAACGGATTTAAAAAGCATTCAATTTTTGAAGATAATATTTATCCTGTTCTAGTAAAATACAAATTATGTGACAACAAATATTTACTTTaatttaattcaaatacatcAATACATTACATAAATAATATTATAAAAGATTCTTCATTTTGCACTACTAACGAATCAAAATCTACAATCACTATACACCATACAGTAATATTCTCGTACcagaaatatatatatatatatatatatatatatatatatatatatatatatatatatatatatccaatGATTGCAGTTTTTATTTTTCTCTACACCATGAGTcagattttttttatttatataagTTGATTGTTTTGTGATTTAATTTTGTGGATATAAATGAATTTTGTTGAGAGTTATTTTTAATGATATGTTATGAGTGTTCCTTCAATTTTACGTTTAAGATATATAAATTTTTGGCAACTATTATTATTTAATTGAACAAAGTTGACAAAGTAATACATTTTCATCAAGCAATCATAACTGTTGTCTTTAACAGAATTgtattattataaaataaaaaaaaatcatacGTGTATAAATACACATAGGCATGAATTAACTTTCTTTGATATGACTCTCTATCGATATGATTATGACTAGTTATTATTCATATTTTGTTTAGATATGTCACTGTTACTCTCTTCCCTCATGATTAAATATAAGAAAAGTTAATTTTTATATAAACAAAAAGACCTATgcataatttttttttctaaagATTAATTAATTATTGTTCATTCAAAAGTAAAATTATAAACTGACATTAATAGTATTCTTATAGTTGTTTGATTAAATTTTATATTTGTTTCATAAAACTCTAAAGGTAAATTCTTATGATTTAATTAGACCTCCTCTTTACAATGAATGTTGTTTgaacaaaataaaaattattttaaaatgaatgtcgttcttttaaaaattaatttttcttttctaattattattaatatattaatttcaaatcattatattttaatttatatttatgCTGATAAAAATACCAGGCCTTTTACAGATAATTGGTAAAGATAATATGGTAAAAATACCATGTCTCTTAActaatttattaaaaaaaaattaatatgtGTGTGAAAACTTTTAACAGCACTTATTTTGAAACTAATGTTATAGTTATAGTCATTCTAAATTTTTGAGAATTCTGTTTAAAATTTCAATTTAGATACACTTCAACTATGATAAAAGAGTTATATATATTTAGATATATTTTAAGGGAAATAAATGTGTAAAAAAATCTATTTAATTGCGATTAAATTACGACAAAATTTTGAATATTGTACACATTCTACCTTACAGAATTTGTTAATAATAGAAGCTAGTTGtaatttgaaaatttgaaaattaGAACACAGCTGTGTTGATGTCATGAAACACTATGTTGGTGTCATGTTTGTCCGGCAAAATTTGGAAACCTAAACGTCATAATGAACAAGATGACATGTGATTGGAAGACAATTATTATTTCTAAAAATGAATTACTATTATTCTACCTTACCTTATAGTCACGTGCTGTGAATATACAGTTATTGAAATTTACTTATCAAGAAACTGACCCATCACGTGGTTGATATATGCATGCAGAGGTGGCAAAGCTGAATGCAAATGAATGGTACTTTTTTAGCTTTCGAGACCGTAAATATGCAACTGGATTTAGAACAAATAGAGCAACTATAAGTGGTTATTGGAAAGCAACTGGGAAAGATCGTGTTGTGTTGGATCCAATGAGTGAAGAAGTTGTAGGGATGAGGAAGACATTGGTGTTCTATAGGAATAGAGCTCCAAATGGAATTAAGACAGGATGGATTATGCATGAGTTTAGGTTGGAGACACCACACATGCCTCCTAAGGTTTGTTTTCTATCATATCTATCAATCCAAATTTGTTTTTATAATTTAGTAAATTTGAGTTTAAACCctatccttatgtttaatgtcTCTATATAGTTACTAACCGATAGAAATGTTCATGGTATGGTTCATGGAAAATCTGATCTGAACCGAACAAAACAATAGGAAAAATGGAATTGATTCAATTTATTCATAACTAAACCGAATCATAATTATTAGTTTGTTATATTGTTTTGAAATTTCAAACCGTACCTAATCGGTAGAAGTTAATTTTTCCCAAATCAAACAATTAATTGAAGAACCGTTAAgctatttttaatttttaaagaaaatgttaaaatttatttttaatatttttcatttcAATTCAGTTACAGTTCGGTTTGGTTCAATTTTAGTTTTGATTCagttttaaaaattaattttgtaATATAGTTTGTTTTACTAATTAAACATATCGATTTGATTATTTTAACTTCTGTTTGATTAGACTATTCAGTTGAGTTCACCGATAAAAAACAACCTATGACTGATGTAACTTAACCGAACATTTTAGATTATATTTAGTAAGAAAAAAACTTATATAAGTTTCATATTGATTACATAGAACTAAGAATATTTTATAAATCctaaaaaaacaatttttaaaattttaatgGTACAAAGTACGACATTGGATTTTTATAATATTGGTTATGCAATTGGATATGCACGACACGAGATACATTTTAGGGACATTTTAAATGTTAGGTGATGTTATATCCTAATGTCCAATTTGTCTCATGCACATTCAAATTGAGAGGGAGGTTTATGCATACATAATATAAATTGGGTTCATGGCTAGAGCTTGGAGAGCTGTCTCCTGATATATAAGTAATAAAATTATacaaataataacaataaaaatgTTTAACATATGTAGGAAATGGGGAATGGGAAATATGTATATTAACTAAAAGTTAATAAGTTAAATAAATTGCATACAAGTAAGACTTGTTTTAACACCAAGTAAATTCTGAATTCTCATGTTGGACATTAACATCTTTAATTGAAATTTACTAAAaaattccatttattttaaaataaattattataaaaaaataatacGGCATTCAATGATTAGATGAAAGATGGGTATCACAATATTCACCTACTTTTAATATgatgatttttttaaaaaaaattaagtttaaatTACAACATAATAAAATGTTATATTGTAATATGTTctataattattattttttaagtTTAAAGTATTCGTTAATTAAATGTTATAAATATACAAAAGTAATTGAGAGTATCAGGAGTGTTCAGAGAACACCAATCTTGACTAAAAATTAGGACAAAAAAATAAATCAAACAATAGACAAAGACAAAATCATCAAAACCAACACCCATGAGGAACAAGAAGCGACCCGAGAACTTTTGAAGCATATCCTGAATCCTAAAGAGAGCAAGGTGCGAGAAAGTTGTCAATAACACATACACGAAACTAAAAACAAACGGTAGTTAGTCACCCAACAAACGCCTAACCTCTTAGCCCCTTAAGTGGGTCCCTCTCCCAGTCTACCAGAAAATGACAAAATCCAAAGTATGAACATGAATCCACTTTCATGTCAAACTAATAATCAAAGACATCTAGTGATTAGTCTTCAAACTTCCCTTATAAAAATAACCTTGTTTCGTATTTTCTAAATAATGCAAACCACATAATGTTAGATCGAGATCGAGCCTAAAGACATATATTTTCCAATACTAAAACCCCGAAACAACTCAAAAAACCCTAGAATCGAGTGTGGTGAGGCCCCATCCACCCAACCCACTTAAAAAATCTATACAATATGACAGAAGCAACCTCACATAAAACAAAAAGATGGACCGCCAACTTCACCTGGCTAAAACACACCACACACGTAGGTCTAAGCATAATTTGACGTTTTAGAATATTCTTCCTAGTATGCATCCTATTTTGGATAAACTACCAAAAGAACAATGTCACTTTATACGATATCCCACTATTCCAAATCCTTGATGACCCTAGCACGACACTCTCAGATCTATCTTCCTCAACCCCAGACAAAGACAAAAGGTTATCATAAAAAGAACTAACCGAAAAACCCCTAATTTGGTATGACCTTCACATCCAAGTGTTATTCCGATCCCGACTAACAAACTAATGGATAAGAGCAAGAATATCATATAACCACTTTACCACTCATACTTGAACTCAATAATCTCTCTTGCAAATGTGAGCCTCCCACCTAATGTAGGCCCCACCAAGACGACCCACTTTACTAATCACACTTAAATTCTACAATCTCCCTTGAAAATGTGGACCTCCAACCTGATATAGTCCCCAATAAGTTGACCTACTATATCACTCACACTTGAATTCAACAATCTCTCGTGCGAATCTGAGCTTCGAACCTACTATAGTTCCACCAAAAAGAACCACTTTATCATTCACACTTGAattcaacaatcttccttgcaaATGTGAGCTTCTCTTCTCCTAAAGTTTCCACAAAGTCAAACTACTTTACCACTCATACTTGAATCCAACAACCTTCCTTGTAAACATGAGTCTCCCACCTGCTAGAATCCCGCCAAGTCTAACCACATTACTAATCACACTTGAATTCAACAATCTTCTTTATAAATATGAGTCTCTCACCACCTATAATCCCGCCAAATTGAACCAAATCTATAATATCATTTATCGGAGAATTATGAGGAAGAGAGAACAACAACGTAACTAATGCTCCAAGACCATGAGTCAATGAGATTCAATATCTCAATCCAAAATATTAAGACATTATGTATATcaatcaatttttttataaatttaatattttatCCATTCATAAATGATGTGAGAATTAACTATTCATATTTAAACCAACAATTTTACCAACTAGTGGGAGTTTTCAGCTCCTATAATATAATTTAATGCATAATCTATATAAATTATCTCTACTATATGTCAAAAgatttacttatttatttatttatatatttatttatgaGTGACGTGAGACTTATCCAACCATATTTAATCTTTAAGAGTCTCTTTCACAAATATATTTACCCCTCCTATAACATAATCCAACTAGAATTCAGATTCCTCACTTTTCTTATATAGCCATGTTTTTTCATTTATAGGCGTTAGGAGATTTATTCCTCACACTAAATCTCAAATATAAAAGTTGGGAAAATGACTTTTCAAAGCATAAAATCTACGAAATTTGATTCAATTCGAAAATTATGAGTGATAGGGGTAGCTTGTGGCAGAGACAACGAGGATAGAGTGATATAAGAATATTATGAGTTGTAGTAATCtcaataacaaaaataccaaCGAATTAACATTTGTCATTTAACAAGATATGTTGTTTTATAATAGTCTCCTTGTCGCAAACTATAATCACCCATCGACAAATGTCTCTATTTATATAAATTATagtttaaatttattttattttattttccaaTCATAATTTTGACTAATATTATTTACTTTTTTTAGAATATAAAAAATCAATATTAACACCACAGTCAAATAAAATTAGTCTTATTCACACACTACCAAATATTTTTAGTAGGAGTATTTATATTTATCaagaaaaaatatataaaattattttttaattaatattatgGCAATTGATATTGCCTATTTGCATATAATTAAATTAGttttaattatatatttaattgtgtatgaaaaattgTTGTTCATTATGGTAATTAATATTTATTATTCATGTGCAATTAAATGGTTATAATTTTTTTATAGAGGATATTTATAGTTATACTCTTACAATTCTTTTTAACTATACGccctttatatatatatatatatataatatatatatatatatataatatatatatattattatatatatatatatatatataataatataatatatatatatataatatatatatatataatatatatatataatattaatatatatatatatatatatatatatattatatatatatatatatatatattatatatatatatatatattatatattatatatatatatatctatatatatattctatatatatatatatattactgTAAACTATGCAATGTGATTAGGTAAAGTTGTGGGGAATATGTATCTCACTACTATACATCGTAGGATATGATATGACCAAACAAGCTATAGCATATATTCTCCCAAAAATGGACATGACATATTTTCCAATTTTTCTGTTCATTATCTAGACTTAGAATGAGAGAGAATTGTCTCTTTGTTAATTAAGAAGACTTGGCTCAGGGTATAGTAAAATAAACTCTAAGAGATAACAATGGTCTCTTTCAGTTTAATCGGATGTACCTTTGAATCAAAATTTGAAAATAGTGTGGATCTGATAATTCAATTGGtatttgttatattttttatAAGCAATTTATTACTATAGAATACAGGGGTACATAATTGATTCATATATGATTATTTGATTCATATATGATTATCAACCATCAGATTATATGAAGATTTTTTTATAGTAGTTACATAAAAATTATGGTTATTTCTAACTCATTCCTATAAATCCAGCTCATTATAAACACATGTTAGGTCTTAAATTCAATTTTAGGTGccaataattttttttaaagaatatAACATTAAAAAGTACATTAATGTTATTTGATTGTTTGTGTTATTGGTTAATTTTTGCTTGATCTAAAATTTAATATTAGgcgtatatatatatatatatatatatatatatatatatatatatatatatatatatatatatatatatatatatatatatatatatatatatatttgagAATACAACATTCAAAATATAGTAGTGTTATTTAGTTGATTGTGCTATTTGTTGTATTTTGTTTATCTTTATCTATTTCCAAATATTTTTTGCACTGCGGAAATACTTCTGTTTAGGGTTTTAAAAAAGGTCTACGACTACGAAGAAAACTGTGGCGACATAACGGTTTTGACGAATACCTATGTCGATATCGTTATCACCATTTTATATTAAAAGATAAATTATGATTAATTCATATTGCAACGACCACAATTAATATTACGACACTTATATAGATTGAAATCACAAAAACCTCTAGACTACCACGACCGTTTTTTAAAACCCTTCTTGCATTGTACTTTAAATTTTTTCTCACTTATTGTTATATGTCATTTGTCATTAAAAAAATTGTTAAATTATGAGACTCAAACAATTGATGAGTGTGTATTTCTGGCTTGAGGATGAAGTTAATTTACAAGTATATTTTCTTGTTGACATGTATTTATCTTAATTAGGTCAAATTTTTGTTGACATAACAGGAGGACTGGGTATTGTGTAGAGTCTTTCACAAAAGCAAAGAAG encodes:
- the LOC127126032 gene encoding NAC domain-containing protein 21/22 codes for the protein MGLRDIGASLPPGFRFYPSDQELVCHYLYKKITNQQILNHSLLEIDLHICEPWQLPEVAKLNANEWYFFSFRDRKYATGFRTNRATISGYWKATGKDRVVLDPMSEEVVGMRKTLVFYRNRAPNGIKTGWIMHEFRLETPHMPPKEDWVLCRVFHKSKEDNNSKLNTQEFIYETTPPSLTLASSSPTNYQTIPTGYNRIDSFSSSMTTFHHFNPNQNNNSSIINNLLQYSSQTNNNNNSTVTQISSKCDDEYGFLWNMDLEENSLEDGVASNLDAIRFEVDNNNNNNNNTNNNMVLL